In Nocardioides sp. WS12, the DNA window GCATCCACAGGTGTCAGGGCCTGCTCCACGAGGAGGACGACGTCGTACTGCTCTTGGGCGGGTGTGGCGTCGGTGCTCATACAACCATCCTGCACCCCTGGTCCCTGGCGGTCGAGGAATTCCCTCGTTGGTCGAGCTTGTCGAGACCTCAGCCCCCGAGCACGTCGGCGAGGTCGTACTTCACCGGCTGCTCGAGTTGTTCGTAGCCGCAGGACTCCGGGTCGCGGTCCTCGCGCCACCGCTTGAAGTGCGCGGTGTGGCGAAAGCGCCGGCCCTCCATGGCGTCGTACTTCACCTCGATGACGCGTTCGGGTCGCAGCGGGGTGAAGGACAGGTCCTTGCCGCTGCTCCACCGGCTCTGGGTGCCGGGCTGGCGGCCGGGGTTGGCGACGAGGAACTCTTGCCAGCGCCCCCACGGGTGCTCCTCGATGGCGCAGACCAGGGGCTGCAACTCCTGCCAGAGTTCGGCCCGTCGGGCGGCGGTGAAGCTGGCGCTGACGCCGATGTGCTGGAGTTCGCCGTCCTGGTAGAGCCCCAGCAGCAGGCTTCCGATCAGCGGCTGTTCGGGGGTGCTGGTCTTGTGTTCGCGGTAGCCGGCGAGGACGACGTCGGCGGTGCGCTCATGCTTGATCTTCAGCATCGTCCGGGCATTGGGGGAGTACGGCGCACTCAGCGGCTTCGCAATGACGCCATCGAGACCGGCGCCTTCGAACTGGTGGAACCACTCCTGCGCGACGGCTGGGTCGGTGCTGGTGCGGGTCAGGTGGCAGCGGGCGTCGGGCTTGTCGGCGAGGCCGCCGAGCGCCTCCTCGAGCGCCTTGCGTCGCTCGACGAACGGTCGCTCGAGGTAGGACTCGTCGCCGAGCGCCAGCAGGTCGAACGCCACGAAGGCTGCCGGCGTCTTCTCGGCCAGCATCGTGATCCGCGAGGCAGCCGGGTGGATCCGCTCCTGCAACACCTCGAACTGCAGACGTCCCTTGCCGTCCTCGCTGTCGAGCGCCACGAAGATCTCGCCGTCCAGGACGCACCGCTCCGGCAGTTCGGCTCGCGCCGCCTCGACGAGTTCGGGGAAGTAACGGGTCAGCGGCTTGGTGTTGCGGCTGGCCAGTTCCACCTCGTCGCCGTCCTTGAACAGGATGCAGCGGAACCCGTCCCACTTCGGCTCGAAGAGCAGTCCGATCGGGTCGTACTTCGCCGGATCGGGCACGCCCGACACGGCCTTGGCGAGCATCGGCTGGACGGGCGGCATCACGGGGAGGTCCACAGCACCTCAGACTAGTCAGCACTCCGACATTCATCGGAACGTCCGGATCTCGACGCAGGACGTCCGAAAACCGCGTGCCGCCGGACGATCGAGCGCCCTAGGTTCGACGAGTGACGTCAACGCCCGCCCAGGCCGCCCCCGAAACTCCGGTCGTCACGGGACCGCCGCCCTGGCAACCCATTGCCGCGATCGGCGTCACCCTCGTCCTGTGGGCCTCTGCCTTCGTGGCGATCCGTCACCTCGGGCGCGAAGTGACACCCGGCGCGCTGTCGCTGGGGCGGCTG includes these proteins:
- a CDS encoding ATP-dependent DNA ligase, whose translation is MDLPVMPPVQPMLAKAVSGVPDPAKYDPIGLLFEPKWDGFRCILFKDGDEVELASRNTKPLTRYFPELVEAARAELPERCVLDGEIFVALDSEDGKGRLQFEVLQERIHPAASRITMLAEKTPAAFVAFDLLALGDESYLERPFVERRKALEEALGGLADKPDARCHLTRTSTDPAVAQEWFHQFEGAGLDGVIAKPLSAPYSPNARTMLKIKHERTADVVLAGYREHKTSTPEQPLIGSLLLGLYQDGELQHIGVSASFTAARRAELWQELQPLVCAIEEHPWGRWQEFLVANPGRQPGTQSRWSSGKDLSFTPLRPERVIEVKYDAMEGRRFRHTAHFKRWREDRDPESCGYEQLEQPVKYDLADVLGG